In Gemmatimonadaceae bacterium, the following proteins share a genomic window:
- a CDS encoding DUF4397 domain-containing protein: protein MTSSHITMPHHPARRLPWLALLAAAVVAACGTEKAAGPLQPSGTQGRVRFVNLINDTTRGRVNAILEQLPFGVNLTYTASTPISLAAPNTAPYAAILTGDRTLVLKRTADTSVTVASFTFNIVEGQDKSIYAIGGAAASAITQFATVDTNPAPPATQSRLRLVHLSPTAGNIDLFVTAVGADLAAATPTLSNVAFRAASAYFTVVPGTYQIRAVPAGTAAAQRAASVSINVASQAFTGGTGRTIVAADNTTGGAPLRAFILTDR, encoded by the coding sequence ATGACGAGCTCTCATATCACCATGCCGCACCACCCCGCGCGCCGGCTCCCCTGGCTCGCCCTCCTCGCGGCAGCCGTCGTCGCGGCATGCGGGACCGAGAAGGCCGCCGGCCCGTTGCAGCCGTCGGGAACGCAGGGACGCGTCCGCTTCGTGAACCTCATCAACGACACCACGCGCGGACGCGTGAACGCGATCCTCGAGCAGCTCCCGTTCGGCGTGAACCTCACCTACACGGCGAGCACACCCATCTCGCTCGCCGCGCCGAACACCGCGCCGTACGCGGCCATCCTCACCGGCGATCGCACCCTCGTCCTCAAGCGCACCGCCGACACGAGCGTGACGGTCGCCTCCTTCACCTTCAACATCGTCGAGGGGCAGGACAAGAGCATCTACGCCATCGGCGGCGCGGCGGCGTCGGCCATCACGCAGTTCGCCACCGTGGACACGAATCCTGCCCCGCCAGCTACACAGTCGCGCCTGCGCCTGGTCCACCTGAGCCCAACCGCGGGGAACATCGACCTCTTCGTCACGGCGGTCGGTGCCGACCTCGCGGCGGCAACGCCAACGCTCTCCAACGTCGCCTTCCGCGCCGCCTCGGCGTACTTCACCGTGGTACCGGGGACCTACCAGATCCGCGCCGTTCCTGCTGGAACGGCGGCCGCCCAGCGCGCGGCAAGCGTGTCGATCAACGTCGCCTCGCAAGCCTTCACCGGCGGGACGGGGCGCACGATCGTCGCCGCCGACAACACCACCGGCGGCGCCCCGCTCCGCGCCTTCATCCTCACGGATCGTTAG
- a CDS encoding RagB/SusD family nutrient uptake outer membrane protein: MHTTRRTRVLPATLVAAAALALGACSLDLQNPNAPTEGQVTTSPDGVIALATGLQGRFATSYFNYAYMAGLVTDEFASTTAALISISDAEQGAVPTGTGIADNVFNSIYRTVRTADDLLNGANALGAQFDAGTKAGLQALAYTMKAEALGEAIQSYQKAPIKTFGETAPVYVPRAQALPYVRALLDSAALILATTPPSAFFNSSILTPGVSLPNVLNLFRARYARMANDDATALAAANAVARSGTAAMSLLTFPSPNVNPYANVTGGTNGIAVRRQWRTSMLAQDQRFAWFVTPSTTLTGRVGALLDPWNRYANPQAPLPVYFPDEALLIKAEALANQNQVAAAQAALDSVRTDCTGGRGLDDPKACLPALTSQLTQAQLLAEIYRQRKYELLGTGLRWEDARRRGTVRGPVAAPSVPSDGQRCWLPYAVGDRNANPNATTAVLPDPTEPTAFPASCSFQ; this comes from the coding sequence GACCACCAGCCCCGACGGCGTGATTGCCCTCGCCACCGGGCTGCAGGGACGCTTCGCCACCTCGTACTTCAACTACGCCTACATGGCCGGGCTCGTGACCGACGAGTTCGCGTCCACCACGGCGGCGCTCATCTCGATATCCGACGCAGAGCAGGGCGCGGTGCCCACCGGGACCGGGATCGCCGACAACGTCTTCAACTCGATCTACCGCACGGTGCGCACCGCCGACGACCTGCTCAACGGGGCCAACGCCCTCGGGGCGCAGTTCGATGCCGGGACCAAGGCCGGATTGCAGGCACTCGCCTACACCATGAAAGCCGAGGCGTTAGGCGAAGCCATCCAGTCGTACCAGAAGGCGCCCATCAAGACGTTCGGCGAGACGGCACCGGTCTACGTCCCGCGCGCTCAGGCACTCCCCTATGTGCGCGCCCTGCTCGATTCGGCGGCCCTGATCCTCGCCACCACCCCGCCGAGCGCCTTCTTCAACAGCAGCATCCTCACCCCCGGCGTGTCGCTCCCCAACGTCCTCAACCTCTTCCGGGCACGGTACGCCCGCATGGCCAACGACGATGCCACGGCGCTCGCCGCCGCCAATGCGGTGGCGCGGTCGGGTACGGCGGCGATGTCGCTGCTCACCTTCCCGTCGCCCAACGTCAATCCGTACGCGAACGTGACGGGCGGGACCAACGGAATCGCCGTGCGGCGCCAGTGGCGCACCTCGATGCTGGCGCAGGACCAACGCTTTGCCTGGTTTGTCACACCCTCGACAACGCTCACCGGTCGCGTGGGCGCGCTGCTCGATCCGTGGAACCGCTACGCCAACCCGCAGGCGCCGCTCCCCGTCTACTTCCCCGACGAGGCGCTCCTCATCAAGGCCGAGGCGCTGGCGAACCAGAACCAGGTGGCGGCGGCGCAGGCCGCGCTCGACTCGGTGCGCACCGACTGCACCGGCGGACGCGGACTCGACGATCCTAAGGCCTGCCTCCCCGCCCTCACGTCGCAACTCACGCAGGCGCAACTCCTCGCGGAGATCTACCGGCAGCGGAAGTACGAGCTGCTGGGCACCGGGTTGCGCTGGGAGGATGCGCGCCGCCGCGGCACCGTGCGCGGCCCCGTGGCCGCCCCCAGCGTCCCGAGCGATGGGCAGCGCTGCTGGCTCCCCTATGCCGTGGGCGATCGCAACGCCAACCCCAACGCGACCACCGCCGTCCTCCCGGATCCCACGGAGCCGACGGCCTTCCCCGCCTCCTGCTCCTTCCAGTGA